A region from the Bacillota bacterium genome encodes:
- the scpB gene encoding SMC-Scp complex subunit ScpB, translated as MHTGAGPAPSTLPPEELPVIWEALLWASPAPVTVEQVARVTGATPDEAGEAIEALEQRYRASGSALQVQKVAGGYQITTRPGFAPYIEKLLRPKPQPLSQAALETLAVVAYMQPVTRAEIESVRGVDCDAVLRTLVERRLVREVGRKDVVGRPILYGTTPEFLRLLGLEDLGQLPPLETWASYPGDKD; from the coding sequence GTGCACACGGGTGCGGGTCCGGCACCGTCCACGCTACCGCCTGAGGAATTGCCGGTCATCTGGGAAGCCCTGTTGTGGGCTTCGCCCGCACCGGTCACCGTCGAGCAGGTGGCCCGGGTGACAGGTGCGACTCCCGACGAAGCGGGGGAGGCCATCGAGGCACTGGAGCAGCGGTACCGCGCCTCCGGGAGTGCCCTCCAGGTGCAGAAGGTGGCAGGAGGTTATCAGATCACCACCCGGCCCGGTTTTGCCCCGTACATAGAGAAACTGTTGCGTCCCAAGCCCCAGCCTCTGTCGCAGGCTGCCCTGGAGACCCTGGCGGTGGTGGCATACATGCAGCCGGTCACCAGGGCGGAAATCGAATCGGTGCGGGGGGTGGATTGTGACGCCGTCCTCCGCACCCTGGTGGAGCGGAGGCTGGTGCGGGAGGTCGGTCGCAAGGACGTCGTGGGGCGCCCGATCCTTTACGGCACCACCCCGGAATTCCTGCGCCTGCTGGGCCTGGAGGATTTGGGGCAGTTGCCGCCTCTTGAGACCTGGGCAAGCTATCCGGGGGATAAAGACTGA